A single window of Hymenobacter sp. APR13 DNA harbors:
- a CDS encoding LexA family protein codes for MTTIELFDVGEPTTTLWLPVFASLVPAGFPSPASDELEELFDLNRILFRHPEATYLIRVSGESMQGAEIHAGDLLAVDKHLEADHNHIVVAVVEGECTVKRLVRRGTSWWLQAENPAYADYEITEPDNLRIWGVVTHVVHELIPGKLTALLRSRD; via the coding sequence ATGACCACCATCGAACTCTTTGACGTCGGCGAGCCGACTACCACGCTGTGGCTGCCCGTGTTTGCCTCCCTGGTGCCCGCCGGCTTCCCCTCACCGGCCTCCGACGAGCTGGAAGAGCTCTTTGACCTGAACCGCATCCTGTTCCGCCACCCCGAGGCCACGTACCTGATCCGGGTGTCGGGCGAGAGCATGCAAGGAGCGGAAATCCACGCCGGCGACCTGCTGGCCGTCGACAAGCACCTCGAAGCCGACCACAACCACATCGTGGTGGCCGTGGTGGAGGGCGAGTGCACCGTCAAGCGCCTGGTGCGGCGCGGCACCAGCTGGTGGCTGCAGGCCGAAAACCCGGCCTACGCCGACTACGAAATCACCGAGCCCGACAACCTGCGCATCTGGGGCGTGGTCACCCACGTCGTGCACGAGCTCATCCCCGGCAAGCTCACCGCCCTGCTCCGCAGCCGCGACTGA
- a CDS encoding replication initiation protein has product MKQPDSMNAARPVHPLIVQHNALINARFVLNTTESRLFLALLSRIGRDDTQFQVCRIPVRELMAHSTSNSTYELVRKTLRHFASRTLLIEKLDATARRQTQPDFSILPLLAFAEYKHQEGVVEARFNDLLMPYLLQLRENFTKAQLTELLKLKSSNAYRVYLLLREYAAFGKRVMAVAELKTILGVEEEYDRFTNFRARILDPAQSELAQTDMAFTYVLEKQGRTITHICFLFKPTGAALVPAPAPETSWEATLLEAGVAAKSLAGIKTQLENGYYDEGYIYFVVAHVRRQAAAGKVKKLAGAVYKALLEGYLLEDYRRQLRHGEAGEPGRNPAKPVVAQQERHTLDDVHAMYETMRQRRLIPDESFEQNLARVWLSAGFRQETDAQGIQWLIKP; this is encoded by the coding sequence ATGAAACAGCCTGACTCGATGAACGCAGCCCGCCCGGTACACCCGCTGATTGTGCAGCACAACGCACTGATCAATGCCCGGTTCGTGCTCAATACCACGGAGTCACGGCTGTTTCTGGCGCTGCTCAGCCGCATCGGCCGGGATGACACGCAGTTTCAGGTGTGCCGGATCCCGGTGCGCGAGCTCATGGCCCACAGCACGAGCAACTCTACCTACGAGCTGGTTCGCAAAACACTCCGGCACTTTGCTTCCCGCACCTTGCTGATCGAGAAGCTGGATGCCACCGCTCGCCGCCAGACCCAGCCCGACTTCTCCATTCTGCCGCTGCTGGCATTTGCCGAGTACAAGCATCAGGAAGGCGTGGTTGAGGCGCGCTTCAACGATCTGCTGATGCCCTACCTGCTGCAGCTCCGCGAAAACTTCACCAAAGCCCAGCTCACGGAGCTGCTGAAGCTTAAAAGCAGCAATGCCTACCGGGTCTACCTGCTGCTGCGCGAATATGCCGCCTTCGGCAAACGCGTGATGGCGGTGGCGGAGTTGAAAACCATCCTGGGGGTGGAAGAGGAATACGACCGGTTCACCAACTTCAGAGCCCGCATCCTGGACCCGGCGCAAAGCGAACTGGCCCAGACCGATATGGCCTTCACGTATGTGCTGGAAAAGCAGGGCCGTACAATCACGCATATCTGCTTTCTGTTTAAGCCTACCGGCGCCGCGCTGGTGCCGGCACCGGCACCGGAAACCAGCTGGGAAGCTACGCTGCTGGAAGCGGGCGTTGCCGCCAAAAGCCTAGCCGGCATCAAAACACAGCTGGAAAACGGCTACTACGACGAAGGCTACATCTATTTTGTGGTCGCGCATGTTCGCCGCCAGGCGGCAGCCGGGAAGGTGAAGAAGCTGGCAGGAGCAGTGTACAAGGCTTTGCTGGAAGGCTACCTGCTGGAAGACTACCGACGACAGCTGCGCCACGGCGAGGCGGGAGAGCCGGGGCGAAACCCTGCCAAACCGGTCGTCGCGCAGCAGGAGCGGCACACGCTTGACGACGTGCACGCTATGTACGAAACCATGCGCCAGCGCAGGCTCATTCCCGATGAGAGCTTCGAGCAGAACCTGGCCCGGGTATGGCTCTCCGCCGGCTTTCGCCAGGAAACGGACGCGCAGGGCATCCAATGGCTGATCAAACCCTGA